ATGCCAACATATTTATGAAGTAAGATTAATATATTATCTAACCCAGCCTAACGTTCTAGAGTTtgaaatcaaaaaacaaaaatatcgattcTCATGGATGCCTGACGGTCTGCAGTCGAAGCTCGGTCATGTGCTACTGGTATTGGTGTTTATAGAGGAGGATGTTACAGAACGGATCAGTTTAGGATTTATGTCTATTTGTACTATTCGTCCCTTATGAAGTCGATATGCGTGACTATAGTTTATTCATACAATTTTTCAAAGTTCTAATAGAAAAGTGTAACgtttatttttaattgaatataAAATTTGTAACGGTATAAACGGGTAAAAGATGAATTTCAGTAAACAAATCTATGCAAAACAAACTCTGTGGAAAATCATAATAACTGGCGTATGCTGCTCAAATATCAGCATCCGAAAGAATTTAATAAGCAACCATTTGTCTCCACCTTTCTCCATTGATTcgattcaagaattttgattttaattaatatgTTTTGGATGGAAATCAATAGTATGATTCCACAATCCACATAATTAAGGGTTCTGCTAATTCGCACCAATCGCCAATTAACACCAAATCACCCAACGCAACGCTCAAATTGACGTGTAGCAGTTCTAATTACTCTAAAACCGTATTGAACATGCCGCAACTCAGTGATGGAGGATATTCGCCATCAAACGAGCACATAAGTTGATATTTTTCGTGCTCCGTTTTCGAGCATAGTCTTACTAGACAGCCTTAAATCCGTAAGGTGTGGTTTACGGGAATTCCGGCAAAATATAAAAGAAATCCACAAAATTCAGAATAAACTTATCTTACTTTACAAAGTCagtaattgaaaataaaattccaaaTGTGGCATACTTAGCacaaatttttcttcttctgtgaAAAACTACTGATTGTGTGGACATGTTTTGGAACTTATGAATACTTATTTAGAAAAAGGCTATGATAACCTTTTTAGGTCATAACATCAACAGAATCATCAATTGCTTATTTTCCACGTTTGGATCCTCGTATCGTGAATAGTTCACTATGTACGATTCTCCCCTACCTACTTCCTATGTCCCGTTTTCCACCATACAGCGGGGAAAATTGCTGCTTGCTGTTCTTATGCGACGATTCTTGTTGGGCAAGGAACTGATTTTTCTTCTGTTCTCCTTTTTTTCATTTGCAGGATAGCCTCTACGGCCTCGGCAGAACAACAAACGGCTCGACTCAAACAGACGAGACCAAACAGTCCAAGCGAGTGGGTGGTTGGCGACAGAAGAACGGAGTGTTTTCACCTTTTTGGCTTCGTCGATTGCGGTCGGCCGGTCGAACTGAAAGTTCGGTGCTTCGTTATTGGGGTTTTCGCAGCCGAGCTAGGTTGTAGCTCGGGTCGTGCTCTTTTACAAAGATAGTACGGAAAATTAGCCATCCATTTACTAGCCCTTAGCCCGTCGTGTGCATTGTAGTGTGATTGTTTTATTTACCAGCCAGTGAAGACGTggtgctttggaaaaaaaaagttctacgAAGTTTACTAGCGATGGTTTTGGCCTTTTAACTGGGAAAGTTCAGCAGAAGGTGCAAATTCGACAGCTTTCGAAAGTGGGTGGTGGAATTCCAACCAGAATTGGGAGTTTGCGGAAATGATTGCATAAGTTCTTTTGTTCTCAGCAGCATAATCGTGCACCGAAGAGGAAGAAAAATTCGCATAATACAGTATACGAAAGGAAGAGAAAATCGATTCAagtgtgtttatttttcaagtgaatCCGAAAAGCACTCTAGTGCTTATTATTCAACTTCTGAAATAAtagaaagaaatttctgaaagtgtTTGTTCTGATTGCATTGGAGAAGAGACAGTGTAGTGCGTGCTGGTGTCGGGTCAGGTCTgaatgttgaaaatgtcctcgATATCCGCTCAAGGAGTGGTTGAGCGTGCCTCGGCCGAGCTTTCCAAGCGCATCAATGGCCTTGGCCTGCGCTCGAAGCACCACCATAGCAGCGGAAGCAGTAAATCTGGAGAGAAGACAAGCGTGATGGAACGCGTCACAAACGTGCTCTGTGGTGGGTCCAGTAGCAACAACAGCAATTCTGCACAATCGGTCAATGCCGGGGGTGCTCCTGAGAAGCCCTCTCGAATATCCGGTGGCTCCACCAGCAGTGTTGCGAACAGTGGGAAGGGCTCTTCAAGTAGTAAATCGCAATCAAACACACCCCAATCTACCCGTAAAATAGCGCATCACCATCAGCATCACGCTGGAGGTGGTGTCAACATGAACCACCACGCTTCCAACATGCATAGTGGTAAATTAATTGCAGCTGCACCGCCGCCACCGCAGATTGTTACGATTGAGCAGCTGCTGCAGGATGAGCGTTTTCTGAATCGGTTCTTCCTGTACTTCTCGTCATTCGAACGTTGCACCTTAGCTCAGGTTTGTCAGAAGTGGCGCGACATGCTGTACCGTTCGCCGCGCTACTGGAGTGGCCTGGTGCCGGTTCTGTTGTGCCGCGAACTGCGTCAAACGTCCAACCAAGATCGTGTGAAGCTGTATAATTCGCTGATACGTCGCAGTTTCCACGCTGTGTGTTTGATGGGAGCCACGGATGAGGACGCATTGGATCTTGTGCATTCGTTTCCGCTTGCATCAAAGCACGTACATTCGCTTAGTTTACGATGCTCGTCGATCAGCGATCGAGGATTAGAGGCGCTATTGGATCATTTACAGGTGagtgttttgaatttttcattgggaaatgataattttgttttaatattAGCAAGATTGTGGTTTTGGAAagatcagttttttttaaatttatatttgcTGTATAATgatggaaaatatttaaatttatatctgtgataagaaatcggatcgtttttctttttggaaatccgtgcaattaaatgcatatcaattaattatcttaaagataactcgtctagTTTAAACCCTTGTAGGGCTAtatggcgggaccatcatcatcatcaaaagtCACAAAACTGGACAAAAAAGTGAACATATTGAAGAGTGCAAGTGAATTTAGTCTTGGATTCtttgatgcttgtccttaagccATTTTTATTTCCTTCTTAAAGCGCTGTAGGGATCCTCTTTTGGTGGtcttttcaaaaagaattttagTTAATTTCAAAAAGGTTTCTAGGTGGGATCCAACTTTGAGACATTCTAAAAATAGGTATTCTTCAAAATAGAAATAGGTTCTTAATTTTACGGCATGAATGCACTCTAATAGAGTGAAATGCCGCTAATAAAAACAAACagttaattttaaaattcctatggatatacgttttatataaatcccaatcagcttcATGATAGTTAGGTAAAAGTTAAGCTGATCGGATTATGAATGTTTCtgtgtcacaggaaggtgatcagagttaGTCATGAATTACTAATtgaccacacagctgacttggaTCAGttaaaaccaatccaattgtcgaaggatttcgagtgaatgaaaaaaaaaatgttggtctATTTGGAAAACTGAATTGTATACCCCGCAGAACagtattcaaataaaatgttgccgtaTCTTTgagtaaatattttttcatgatcaGTGTTTGGTGGTGTCACCAAAAGTGTAGTCAGTGAAAATTAGTGAAATAGGTTGGTTTTAATGACGTCGCTGCGTACCTTTGCTAGGAGTGGAACCTATTGGATTTTTCTTCGTTGTACGGATAATGTAGGAAATAATGCAAATAACTTTAATCGTAAAGTTTAATTGAActgtttttcaaacaaatatcattttcaaaaatataaaaataatttatttgacgAAATAAGtccaatcaaaaataaaatatgccTTCTTTTAGTCGTTGAATGTTTTTAAGCTTTTTTTTGTCCTTCTCATCAAATAATGAAgaatcaataaacaaaaacaatgtCCCCGTTTTCCAACTGGTTTTACCATTAACCGAGTGTACTTTTGTGTTTTCCCAAAATATgcattaaggattttttttccgattcTACACGAGAAATAGtttttaatttgcactttgaacaatttttttaaatctactagcaaatttctttagaatttccaaggaaatttggaaaaGGAAACGTTTGGAATTTCTAGTGGGATTTAAAATTTCTATGGGAAATGTTTGAATTACACAGAAAACTGTTCGGAtactaaaataatttttttttttgaattttcgatgGGCACcggcgtgcaccattttgacagatcgaagtgacatttagaaaactcaaacattcaTCTATTAGTTGCAGTAGAACAGGTGCCGAACAGGTGATTTAACCGTAAAACgagtaatgttttaaacataaccgcgagtagacgtaggacttaaataaacgtaacgtatttacactTAGCATTTGTATTCATGGGGTTCGATTATTGGTATTGATTTTGGAAACAACATGCTGTGTATAATTATCAGCAGCAATTTGTTTAATCAATActtttggaaataaaactaataggTAATTAAATGCATAatcagaattgctttgtttctaactattaggcCCTTATTTACGCTTATTTCCATGTctttgaacatatattcatcttatcaccaaacaaagaaatatagcATCGATTTCGTTACTTCTTATTGCTTACATGTgagcttactgctgaaaaaatcacaaaaataagaaacaagtcaaagagcagtaaccctattaaaatagaggaggttctgctaatacgtcaacgaaaaattatttaatgttgtgGCTCCAAACTCCTAGCCTAAGTCAAGTTTAATTAtataatttctcaaaaaaaaaaaaaacaaagtataaAATATGTAATGtttattcaaatattcttcggaaaattatttttatcggatctttttaaaacatttacatgtaatatggcgaaattttctaatctaaaatggatatcagCACCATTGTTGATTGTATACAGGCCGGTCTAGATTATCCGGAGagttgaaaaaaatgtcactccgAATAATCGAACCCTCCGAGCCtaatcgagccattttgttgttgttgctgaaaatttaacttttgctcaaataatctttattttagttatataacatctaataaaatatcccgttggcccgttcatggattctgactaccgttagaggtcagcgccgatccgaaaatcgtcggcggcaacGTTTGTCTTAATTTTGGtcggcgattttttttattacgtttgtaacgtaaagttttttttcaggatattttaagacatta
The nucleotide sequence above comes from Armigeres subalbatus isolate Guangzhou_Male chromosome 3, GZ_Asu_2, whole genome shotgun sequence. Encoded proteins:
- the LOC134220378 gene encoding F-box/LRR-repeat protein 16, which gives rise to MLKMSSISAQGVVERASAELSKRINGLGLRSKHHHSSGSSKSGEKTSVMERVTNVLCGGSSSNNSNSAQSVNAGGAPEKPSRISGGSTSSVANSGKGSSSSKSQSNTPQSTRKIAHHHQHHAGGGVNMNHHASNMHSGKLIAAAPPPPQIVTIEQLLQDERFLNRFFLYFSSFERCTLAQVCQKWRDMLYRSPRYWSGLVPVLLCRELRQTSNQDRVKLYNSLIRRSFHAVCLMGATDEDALDLVHSFPLASKHVHSLSLRCSSISDRGLEALLDHLQSLFELELAGCNEITEAGLWACLTPRIVSLSLADCINVADEAVGAVAQLLPSLYEFSLQAYHVTDAALGYFSPKQSHSLSILRLQSCWELTNHGVVNIVHSLPHLTVLSLSGCSKVTDDGVELIAENLQKLRALDLSWCPRITDAALEYIACDLNQLEELTLDRCVHITDIGVGYISTMLSLSALFLRWCTQIRDFGLQHLCSMRNLQVLSLAGCPLLTSSGLSSLIQLRHLQELELTNCPGASQELFDYLREHLPRCLLIE